CCCAACGGATTGCGGCCCCAGCCGTCGCGAATGACAAGAACGACAGGCTTTTTAGACATGCGCCTTACTTACAGGCATTCCCCTCTTTTGAAAAGCCTGAAATCAGGCATTCCTTCTCCGCCTCTGAAATAGCCTGCGGCTTGCCGCCCCGCCCGACCCGAACGACGACGTACCTTCCCTGCATCACGGGGCGTTCCGAATGAAACACCGCAAATTTCCATTCCAGGGAGCTGCTTCCCACGTGACCCAGGCTCAACTCAATGCTCAGCCAGTCCCCCAGCCCGGCGGAACTGGAGTAATCCACCTCCACATGCACGCGGGGCCAGCCGCAATCCGGGGAAAGCACCTCCAGCCCGCGGGAACGCAGGTACTCATGCTCCACTTCCTCCACCAGGCATAGCAGCCGGGTAAAATGGGCCACGCCGGAAGCGTCCGTATCGTGAAAGGCTACTTGGCGCGTTCTGACAAAAGGCATGCAGGGGTGATTTTCATTCATGCCGTTATCCTGCCCCCGTTTCCGGAAACATGTCCAGACGCAAATGTGCGACAATATGTCACATCCGCTTGATTTGCGACATACTTCCCTTTATACATAATGCAAGCCCGGAAGGGATACGGCGCCGCCATGAAGAAGGACACCATCGACAAGCTGATCGACCGCATCGACCATATCAAGGAGGAGGACCTCCAGCGCTTCTTCGTCAAGCTGGCGGAACAGCAGGGCTTCTTCCAGCAGGTATTCGAATCCATCCAGGAAGGGCTGATCCTGCTGGACAGCAAGGGAAAAATCCTGTTCGTCAACCAGGCGGCGCTCAAGCTCTTCGACAAGGAGCCCGAACACATCACGCCGGAGGACTTCTGCATCTTCCTGGGCCGCGACTGCTCCTGGAACACGGTCCAGCAAAGCCATACCGCCGTTTCCCGGGATGTGGAAATCTTCTACCCGGAGCACAAATTCCTGAATATTTTCATTTCCCCCATCGGCAATAAAAACCAGGGCCACCTGATCCTCATCCGGGACGAAACGCCCCAGCAGAAGCGCAATGCGGAAAACATTGAGGCGGAACGGCTCAATGCGCTGACCCTGCTGGCAGCCGGCGTGGCTCATGAAATAGGCAACCCCCTCAACTCCATCGGCCTCCATCTCCAGCTCCTCGCGCGGAAAGCAAAAAAACTGCCGCCGGAATACCGGAACGACTTTGAAGAACTGCTGAAAACGGCGGAAGGGGAAACCACCCGCCTGGACGTTATACTGAAACAATTCCTCCAAGCCATCCGCCCCACCAAGCCCATCCGGGAGCCCCACAACATTGAAGACATCATCATGGACGTCCTCAAACTGCTGGAACCGGAAATCCGGCAGCGCGGCATCCAGATCAACACGGAACTTCAAACCGGACTGCCCATCCTCAGCCTGGACCCCGTTCAGATCAAGCAGGTATTCTACAACCTGATCAAAAATGCCTATCAGGCCATTCCTCCGGCAGGGGGAACCATCCTGATCAAAAGCGGCTATACGGATGACAGCGTATTCGTCACCGTGGCGGACACGGGCTGCGGCATCTCCCCGGAAGTCATGGGCAGTATTTATGAGCCCTTCCTGACCACCAAATCCACCGGTTCCGGCCTGGGCCTGCTCATCGTCCGCCGCATCGTCAAGGAGCACGGCGGCTCCATCACCCTTGCCAGCCAGCCGGGCCAAGGAACCACCTTCACCGTATTCCTGCCGCGCGTGGAACGCACCATCCGTCTCCTGCCTCCCTCCGTGCCGTCATGAACATGCCCGTCCTGCTGATTGTCGATGATGAAAAACCCACGCGGGACGCCCTGCGCATGGGGTTTCAGGATGATTATGAAGTGTACACCGCCTCCAACCTCTCCCAGGCCGTCACCCTCATGCGGGAGGAATCTCCGGACCTGGTACTCACGGACCTGAGGCTGGGAGGGGAAAACGGCATGGACGTGCTCAAATCCGCCGCCGCCCTGTCCCATCCTCCCCAAAGCATCATGATGACGGCCTACGGCTCCGTGGATGCCGCCGTGGAAGCCATGAAACAGGGAGCCTACGACTTCGTCACCAAGCCCCTGAATCTGGACGCCGTGGAAATGGTGCTCAAACGCGCCCTGCATACCCGAAATCTGGAAACCGCCAACCAGGAACTCACCTCCCGCATCCAGGCTGACTCCGGACTGCAAAAACTGTTGGGCCGTTCTACCGCCATGGAGCATGTATTCTCCATGATACGCCAGGTAGCCCCCAGCAAAACGACGGTGCTCATCGAAGGCGAAAGCGGAACCGGGAAGGAGCTCGTGGCCCAGGCCATCCATTCCCTCTCTGGAAGGCCGGAAAACAAATTCGTGGCCGTCAACTGCGCGGCTCTCTCCCCCCAGCTTCTGGAAAGCGAACTCTTCGGCCATGAAAAAGGCTCCTTCACCGGCGCCGCCCAACGGCGCATCGGACGCTTTGAACAGGCGGACGGGGGCACCATCTTTCTGGATGAAATCGGGGAAATAGACGCAAGCACGCAGGTCAAGCTGCTGCGGGTGCTTTCCGAACGGACGATAGAACGGGTAGGCTCCAACACGCCCATTCCCGTAAATGTCCGCGTCATCGCCGCCACGAACAAATCCCTGAAGCAACTCGTCCAGGAAGGCAAATTCCGGGAAGACCTCTACTTCCGCCTGAATGTGGTTCACATCCAGATGCCTCCACTCCGTGACCGCAGGGAAGATGTAGCTCTGCTGGCGGCGGCATTCCTCAAGGAATTCGCACGGGAAAACAACAAAGAACTCAAACCCCTTTCCCCGGAAGCCCTTCACGCTGTAAGGAACTACCTCTGGCCCGGTAACGTTCGTGAGCTGCGCACGGCCATGGAGCACGGCGTGGTCATGTGCAACTCGGACCGGATAGAACTCCAGCACCTCCCTCCCCAGCTCCAGGCGGCATCGTCTCCCCCGGTTGCGGGGAAGACCTCCGGGGACCCGCCCCCGGACAATGGGAACAACACACAGAATGGGCTTGTCCCGCACGGGGTTTTGAATTTATCCTTGCTTGAACGGAACGCTATCCGGCAGGCGCTTGCCCAATCCAACGGCAACAGAACGGCAGCGGCTCTTCTGCTGGGCATCAGCCGCCGCACGCTTCAACGCAAATTACAAGAACTCCAAGACATATGAATCCGCCTAACACAGGCTCCCGCGCACCGTTCTTCATTGTTCTCATCCTGTTGCTGGTCATCACGGGGGTTCAATTCTTCTTCAACTTCCGCGGCCTGTCGTCGGACGCCGCCATGGACCAGGCCCAGATCGCCCGCAACGTAGCGCGGGGAGAGGGCCTGACCACCCACAGAATCCGCCCCATCCAGCTCATTGCGGACAGCAGCAAATCCGGACTCAACCCCCTCCTTTCCGACGCCCAGCTCCGGGAACAGGAGGCCATTCTGGCAGGTCAGGGGAAAAGTCTGGTAGATGCGGAAAATTTTTCTCCCTACAAGCTCCGGGACACGCGCTACGCTCCGCTGAACATTCTGGTGGAAGCGGCCGTATTTAAACTGGCGGGCATACACAACTACGAACTCTGGAAAATGACCGGAGACTCCATGATCTACCTGCCGGACCGCATCGTGGCCGCCGTCTCCGCCATCTTCTTTATCCTTTCCGTCCTGAGCTGCTACTACGTGCTCCGCAGAATGTTTGACACCACCATCGCCGGCTTCACCTGCCTGACGATGATCTTCAGCAATCTGTTCCTGCAATATGCCACCAGCGGACTTCCGCAAATGCTCATGCTCTTCTTCTTCACATGGGGCGTTCACTTCCTGTACACCGCACTGGTCAATGACCAGGAAAACCGCAAATTCCTGTGGCCCATTGTCTTCAGCGCCATTTGCTTTTCCTGCGTCTGCCTGACGGGATGGATCGGCCTCTGGCCCATGGCCGGCTTCCTGCTCTTCGTGGGCATCCGCTTCAAGCCGCACGGTCTCTACTGTCTTCCCGTCCTGGTGATCCTGCTGCTCTTCCTGGCCTATCCCGTCTATATAAACAAAACCACCAGCGGCAGCATCTTCGGGACCGCCTTCTATACCATCTGCACAGGCCTTCTCGGTTCGGAAAGCACAGCCATGAAGGCGCTCGTCTTCGGAGACATCCCCATCGGCGCACAAACGGCCGTCATATCCATTATCAACAACATCATTACCCAGGGAAACATTCTTTATGAAAACCTGGGGCATCTCCCCCTAGCCCTTGTCTTTCTGCTGGCCCTGCTGCACACATTCAAAAAGAAACCCGTCAACCAGGCCAAATGGGGCATCTTCTCCATGTGGTGCCTGGCTACGGTGGGCATGGCCCTGTACACGGCCAACAAGACGGAAATCTCCATTGGACAAATCCAGATACTCTTCTCCCCCTTCTTTACGGCATTTGGTACGGCATTCGTTCTCAATCTGATTGCCAGGCATTCCAAGGAAGCGGCTCCCGTCCTGCGCGGCGGCGTCCTTCTCCTGGCGCTGCTGGTCACGGCCCTCCCCCTCCTGCTGAACCTGCCCCAGATTGTGCGGGTCGGCATCCTGACGGCCCACCGGGGCATTCCCGCATGGCCTCCGTACTATCCGCTGGGCATCAGCCAGGAAGTGCGCAACCAAACCCAGGCCGGGGACTTCATCCTCACGGACCAGCCGGCGGCCGTCAGCTGGTACGCGGACAGAAAAACCCTTGATATCCCCAGCCTTGTCTCCCATTTCACCACGCTGGAACGCGTCCTCTCATTCCACGGCGGCAAGGTAGGCAGCATCCTGGTCACTCCTTCTTCCACCATGGGTAGGGACATACGGGCCGTATCCGGCTATTACGGGGAATTCGCGCCGCTCGTTCTGGAAGGCTCCATCCTCGGCCAGACGAGGGACAAAAACCCCGTATACATATTCAACCACAGCGGCGCCCTCTCCAAACTGGCCGAGCGCTTCGGCCAGTCAGACTCCCGCCAATTCATCATGGGCGCGGACATGATCCTTTACAGGGACCTTCAGCAACCCGGTCCCGCACATCAAGATTAACCAATCCATATGGCTAAACAACGGAAAAACTCCCCCGGATTTGAAGAATCCGTAGCCCGCCTGGAAGAAATCATCAGGCTGACGGAAGCCCCCGTCACAGAGCTGGAAGACATGATCGCCCTCGTGGAAGAAGGCAACAAGCTCATACGCCACTGCCGCGGCATTCTTCACAATGCGGAACTTCGCATCCAGACCCTCAGCAACCCGGAAACCGCCCAGGAAGAACAGGACGGTGCAGAACCAGACGACCCAGACACTAATGAATTCTCCCTCACCTGAATTGCCGGAACTGCTGGGCAGCATACATAACCATGCGGACCTGATGAAAATCCCGGAGGCGGAACTCCCCCGGCTGGCTGAAGAAATCCGCTCCACCCTGATCCAGTCCCTTGCCGTCACCGGCGGCCATCTGGGCCCCAACCTGGGAGTGGTGGAACTAAGCATCGCCCTCCACCGCGTCTTTGAAACGCCCCGGGACAAAATCATCTTTGACGTTTCCCACCAGGCCTATGTCCACAAAATGCTCACAGGCCGTGCCGAGCAAATTCATACCATTCGCCAGTACCAGGGCCTGTCCGGATTCGCGAAAATGTCGGAATCCCCCCATGACTCCTATGGGGCGGGCCACGCGGGCACGGCCCTCTCCGCAGCGCTGGGCATGTGCGCGGCCCGCGACCTCAAAGGGGAAGACTACCACGTGGTCGCTGTCGCCGGAGACGCAGCCTTCACCTGCGGCACCACACTGGAAGCTCTCAACAACATCAGCCAGACCACCAGGCGCTACATCACCATTCTGAACGACAATGAATGGGCCATTGACAAAAACGTGGGAGCCCTGGCCAAATACTTCAACTCCCTGCAAACCTCGGAAACCTTCTCCTGGCTGAGGGACAAGACCGCCTCCTTCATTGAAAAACTGGGAGGAACCCAGGCCAAGGAATTCGCATTCAAGCTGGAAGACACCACCAAAAACCTCATCTTCCCCTCCCTGCTGTTCAACAAATTCGGCCTGCGCTACTTCGGCCCCCTGAACGGGCACGACATCCCCACGCTGATCCGCACGCTGAACTACATCAAGGACCTGAACGAGCCCGTCATCCTGCACATAGTCACCCAGAAAGGACTGGGCTACCAGCCCGCCCTGGACAACCCCACCAAATTCCACGGACTGGGCTCCTACTGCGTGCACGACGGAGAAACGCAGGGCTCCCCTACGCCCACCTTCTCCCAAATCTTCGGCTCCACGCTGGTGGACATGGCGAAGCAGGACGAATCCATCACGGCCATCACGGCGGCCATGGCCAGCGGAACCAAGCTGGACCTGTTCAAGGAAGCCTTCCCCAAACGCTACTTTGACGTAGGCATCGCGGAAGAACACGGCGCCCTGTTCGCCTGCGGCCTGGCGGCGGAAGGCATGAAACCCTACGTAGCCATCTACTCCACCTTCATGCAGCGCTGCGTGGACATGATCCAGCATGATGCGGCCCTTCAAAAACTCCCCGTGCGCTTCTGCATGGACAGGGCCGGACTCTCTCCGGACGACGGCCCCACCCACCACGGCCTGTTTGACATCGCCATGATCCGCAGCATTCCGGACGTCGTCTTCATGCAGCCCAAGGATGAAGCGGAATTCGTCCACATGCTCCGCACCATGAACCACTACCAGAACGGCCCCACCGTCATCCGCTATCCCCGGGGATGCGGCTCCGGCGTACCCCTTCCCGCCACGGCGGAAATCCTGCCCATCGGCAAGGCGGAAGTGCTTCAAACAGGAAACGACGTCCTCCTCGTATCCTTGGGCACCATGATCGGAATCGCCCGAGACACGGCCACGCTCCTGGAAGAACGCGGCTACAGCGTCACCCTGGTCAACGCCCGTTTCATCAAGCCGCTTGACGACGAATGCATCCGGCTCCATGCCTCCCGCAGCAAAGTGATCTGCACCTTTGAAGACCACTCCATCCGCGGCGGATTCAACTCTGCCGTCCTGGAATCCCTGGAAGCCGGAGAAATCACCATTCCCGTGGAAGCTATCGCATGGCCGGACCAATTCATCGAACACGGCTCGGAATCCATTCTCAGAAAAAATATGGACTCACGGCGGAAGCCGCGCTACAAAAAATTATTCCTCATTTGACTCCCAATCCTCAATGAAAGCCTTCATCCTTCTCATCGCAGCCCTGACATTTGCCGTACCCCACGCTTCCTCCCAACAGCCGGAAGCCACTGCACCAACACCTGCCTGGGTTCAGAAATTCAACACCCTGCCGGAAGAAACCAGGAAACAATACATCGGAAAATTCCAGGAGGCCGAACGATTCTTTGCACAAAAAAGAACCTTGGAAAGCCTCTTCTCCCTCCTGGAACTGGAAAAAATCTTTGACGGCAACCCCGGATTGTACAACCTCCGCGGCGCCTGCTACATTGAAATCCGCAACATTGAAAAAGCGTTGGAAAACTTTGAAAAGGCGCTGAAACTGGACCCGGAAAACCTCACTGTCCAATTCAACCTGGCGGAAGCCCTCTACGTGAGCCACGACTATGCCAAGGCTCTGAAAGCCTTCACGGAACTCCTGCCCCATTTCAAGGATACGGACAAAAACGGCATCATCCCCCTCCTTCAATTCAAGCGCTACATCTGCGCCCGCAAACTTGACAACCAGCCGCTCGCCAAAGAGCTGGAAGGTCTTTACGGCCCCATGGACGACACCCCTTACTACTACTGCATCCAGGCAGTCATGAAA
This genomic stretch from Akkermansia biwaensis harbors:
- the dxs gene encoding 1-deoxy-D-xylulose-5-phosphate synthase, producing MNSPSPELPELLGSIHNHADLMKIPEAELPRLAEEIRSTLIQSLAVTGGHLGPNLGVVELSIALHRVFETPRDKIIFDVSHQAYVHKMLTGRAEQIHTIRQYQGLSGFAKMSESPHDSYGAGHAGTALSAALGMCAARDLKGEDYHVVAVAGDAAFTCGTTLEALNNISQTTRRYITILNDNEWAIDKNVGALAKYFNSLQTSETFSWLRDKTASFIEKLGGTQAKEFAFKLEDTTKNLIFPSLLFNKFGLRYFGPLNGHDIPTLIRTLNYIKDLNEPVILHIVTQKGLGYQPALDNPTKFHGLGSYCVHDGETQGSPTPTFSQIFGSTLVDMAKQDESITAITAAMASGTKLDLFKEAFPKRYFDVGIAEEHGALFACGLAAEGMKPYVAIYSTFMQRCVDMIQHDAALQKLPVRFCMDRAGLSPDDGPTHHGLFDIAMIRSIPDVVFMQPKDEAEFVHMLRTMNHYQNGPTVIRYPRGCGSGVPLPATAEILPIGKAEVLQTGNDVLLVSLGTMIGIARDTATLLEERGYSVTLVNARFIKPLDDECIRLHASRSKVICTFEDHSIRGGFNSAVLESLEAGEITIPVEAIAWPDQFIEHGSESILRKNMDSRRKPRYKKLFLI
- a CDS encoding acyl-CoA thioesterase, whose product is MNENHPCMPFVRTRQVAFHDTDASGVAHFTRLLCLVEEVEHEYLRSRGLEVLSPDCGWPRVHVEVDYSSSAGLGDWLSIELSLGHVGSSSLEWKFAVFHSERPVMQGRYVVVRVGRGGKPQAISEAEKECLISGFSKEGNACK
- a CDS encoding ArnT family glycosyltransferase, with the translated sequence MNPPNTGSRAPFFIVLILLLVITGVQFFFNFRGLSSDAAMDQAQIARNVARGEGLTTHRIRPIQLIADSSKSGLNPLLSDAQLREQEAILAGQGKSLVDAENFSPYKLRDTRYAPLNILVEAAVFKLAGIHNYELWKMTGDSMIYLPDRIVAAVSAIFFILSVLSCYYVLRRMFDTTIAGFTCLTMIFSNLFLQYATSGLPQMLMLFFFTWGVHFLYTALVNDQENRKFLWPIVFSAICFSCVCLTGWIGLWPMAGFLLFVGIRFKPHGLYCLPVLVILLLFLAYPVYINKTTSGSIFGTAFYTICTGLLGSESTAMKALVFGDIPIGAQTAVISIINNIITQGNILYENLGHLPLALVFLLALLHTFKKKPVNQAKWGIFSMWCLATVGMALYTANKTEISIGQIQILFSPFFTAFGTAFVLNLIARHSKEAAPVLRGGVLLLALLVTALPLLLNLPQIVRVGILTAHRGIPAWPPYYPLGISQEVRNQTQAGDFILTDQPAAVSWYADRKTLDIPSLVSHFTTLERVLSFHGGKVGSILVTPSSTMGRDIRAVSGYYGEFAPLVLEGSILGQTRDKNPVYIFNHSGALSKLAERFGQSDSRQFIMGADMILYRDLQQPGPAHQD
- a CDS encoding sigma-54-dependent transcriptional regulator, with translation MNMPVLLIVDDEKPTRDALRMGFQDDYEVYTASNLSQAVTLMREESPDLVLTDLRLGGENGMDVLKSAAALSHPPQSIMMTAYGSVDAAVEAMKQGAYDFVTKPLNLDAVEMVLKRALHTRNLETANQELTSRIQADSGLQKLLGRSTAMEHVFSMIRQVAPSKTTVLIEGESGTGKELVAQAIHSLSGRPENKFVAVNCAALSPQLLESELFGHEKGSFTGAAQRRIGRFEQADGGTIFLDEIGEIDASTQVKLLRVLSERTIERVGSNTPIPVNVRVIAATNKSLKQLVQEGKFREDLYFRLNVVHIQMPPLRDRREDVALLAAAFLKEFARENNKELKPLSPEALHAVRNYLWPGNVRELRTAMEHGVVMCNSDRIELQHLPPQLQAASSPPVAGKTSGDPPPDNGNNTQNGLVPHGVLNLSLLERNAIRQALAQSNGNRTAAALLLGISRRTLQRKLQELQDI
- a CDS encoding tetratricopeptide repeat protein, which codes for MKAFILLIAALTFAVPHASSQQPEATAPTPAWVQKFNTLPEETRKQYIGKFQEAERFFAQKRTLESLFSLLELEKIFDGNPGLYNLRGACYIEIRNIEKALENFEKALKLDPENLTVQFNLAEALYVSHDYAKALKAFTELLPHFKDTDKNGIIPLLQFKRYICARKLDNQPLAKELEGLYGPMDDTPYYYCIQAVMKYLGGDQNAAQEQVLSAFRIYQGTSALQAFTDAMTEAGILPSPYGQTVPNQPEKTGLEKSRS
- the xseB gene encoding exodeoxyribonuclease VII small subunit, with protein sequence MAKQRKNSPGFEESVARLEEIIRLTEAPVTELEDMIALVEEGNKLIRHCRGILHNAELRIQTLSNPETAQEEQDGAEPDDPDTNEFSLT
- a CDS encoding sensor histidine kinase — encoded protein: MKKDTIDKLIDRIDHIKEEDLQRFFVKLAEQQGFFQQVFESIQEGLILLDSKGKILFVNQAALKLFDKEPEHITPEDFCIFLGRDCSWNTVQQSHTAVSRDVEIFYPEHKFLNIFISPIGNKNQGHLILIRDETPQQKRNAENIEAERLNALTLLAAGVAHEIGNPLNSIGLHLQLLARKAKKLPPEYRNDFEELLKTAEGETTRLDVILKQFLQAIRPTKPIREPHNIEDIIMDVLKLLEPEIRQRGIQINTELQTGLPILSLDPVQIKQVFYNLIKNAYQAIPPAGGTILIKSGYTDDSVFVTVADTGCGISPEVMGSIYEPFLTTKSTGSGLGLLIVRRIVKEHGGSITLASQPGQGTTFTVFLPRVERTIRLLPPSVPS